One window of Bdellovibrio sp. GT3 genomic DNA carries:
- a CDS encoding Glu/Leu/Phe/Val family dehydrogenase, protein MDHKIEPLYDGPLFRNAIQTLDESAKIINCDPNVLERLKRPRRCITVSVPVRMDDYSVKVFTGYRVQYSPTLGPYKGGIRYHQNVDLQEVVGLAALMTFKNSVLGLPLGGAKGGITVDPTKLSRTEKQNLTRRYASEIGPFVGPTKDIPAPDVGTDPQTMAWFMDTYSQEQGGFAQPGVVTGKPVEIGGSLGRNHATGLGVVYVAEKAFEVCKMNMRGSTIAIQGFGNVGSFAAKFAYDRGARIVAVSDVSGGIFNGDGLDIPEVLEYIKAHKFLKGYPKATPISNDDLLEVKCDALFPCALENQIDTHNAEKIQAKIIVEGANGPITNAATKILSKRGVFIAPDVIANGGGVIVSYFEWVQDTMALFWDEEEVNSKLKVLITKAFDKGYSMAQEKNVDMRSAAMAVSVQRLEKAMLLRGLYPR, encoded by the coding sequence ATGGACCACAAGATTGAGCCCTTGTATGACGGGCCTTTGTTCCGCAACGCTATCCAGACTCTAGATGAATCCGCAAAAATTATTAACTGTGATCCTAACGTTCTTGAGCGCCTAAAACGCCCACGTCGTTGCATCACTGTATCTGTACCAGTTCGTATGGACGACTACTCTGTGAAAGTATTCACAGGCTACCGCGTTCAGTACTCTCCAACTTTGGGTCCTTACAAAGGTGGTATCCGTTACCATCAAAACGTGGATCTTCAAGAAGTTGTTGGTCTTGCGGCTTTGATGACTTTCAAAAACTCAGTACTAGGTCTTCCATTGGGTGGCGCAAAAGGTGGTATCACTGTTGATCCAACTAAATTGTCACGCACTGAAAAACAAAATCTGACTCGTCGTTATGCTTCTGAAATTGGCCCATTCGTTGGACCAACTAAAGACATCCCAGCTCCAGACGTGGGCACTGATCCACAAACAATGGCTTGGTTCATGGACACTTACTCTCAAGAGCAAGGTGGCTTTGCGCAACCGGGTGTTGTAACTGGTAAACCAGTTGAAATCGGTGGATCTTTGGGTCGTAACCACGCTACAGGTTTGGGTGTTGTTTACGTAGCTGAAAAAGCATTCGAAGTTTGCAAAATGAACATGAGAGGCTCCACTATCGCGATCCAAGGTTTCGGTAACGTGGGTTCTTTCGCAGCGAAATTCGCTTACGACCGCGGCGCTCGCATCGTGGCAGTTTCTGACGTTTCCGGTGGTATCTTCAACGGTGACGGTCTTGATATCCCTGAAGTACTTGAGTACATCAAAGCTCACAAGTTCTTGAAGGGCTATCCAAAAGCAACACCAATCAGCAACGATGACTTGCTGGAAGTTAAATGTGATGCTTTGTTCCCGTGCGCTCTTGAAAACCAAATCGACACTCACAACGCTGAAAAAATCCAAGCGAAAATCATCGTTGAAGGTGCGAACGGTCCTATCACGAATGCAGCAACTAAAATTCTTTCTAAACGTGGCGTGTTCATCGCTCCAGACGTTATCGCCAACGGCGGTGGTGTAATCGTATCTTACTTTGAATGGGTTCAAGACACGATGGCATTGTTCTGGGACGAAGAAGAAGTTAACTCCAAATTGAAAGTCCTGATCACTAAGGCTTTCGACAAAGGTTACTCAATGGCTCAAGAGAAAAACGTCGACATGAGATCTGCCGCGATGGCGGTTTCAGTTCAACGTCTTGAGAAAGCGATGCTTCTCAGAGGTTTGTACCCTCGTTAA
- the mutT gene encoding 8-oxo-dGTP diphosphatase MutT, whose amino-acid sequence MSADSVELKPRKPKIRKGHWIPVVAGFLRKDGKILVGQRPENNSLAGQWEFPGGKIESGETPEQALARELDEELGIQAEVGELKLACTHSYGDVGILILFYEILYWKGEPRAKHHMMLEWIHPEELKHRNIPEANRKILDRIYKALGIEWPK is encoded by the coding sequence ATGTCGGCAGATAGTGTTGAGTTAAAACCAAGAAAACCAAAAATCCGCAAGGGTCATTGGATTCCAGTCGTTGCGGGATTTTTGCGCAAAGATGGAAAAATCTTGGTCGGTCAACGCCCTGAAAACAACTCCCTTGCAGGACAATGGGAATTTCCCGGTGGAAAAATCGAAAGTGGTGAGACACCTGAACAGGCCTTGGCCCGCGAACTCGACGAGGAGCTTGGAATTCAGGCTGAAGTCGGTGAATTGAAGCTGGCCTGCACTCATTCCTACGGAGATGTAGGGATTCTCATATTGTTTTATGAAATCCTATATTGGAAGGGCGAACCTCGCGCTAAACATCATATGATGCTTGAGTGGATACATCCGGAAGAACTAAAACACCGCAATATCCCTGAAGCCAATCGTAAGATCCTTGACCGGATTTACAAAGCCTTGGGAATTGAATGGCCAAAATAA
- a CDS encoding HU family DNA-binding protein yields the protein MTKADLINLISEKAGITRVKAETVVNTIFDSMVEALMRDDRIEIRGFGSFVNRQYGAYKGRNPRTGEIINVDEKKLPFFKVGKELKEDINGGKE from the coding sequence ATGACTAAAGCGGATTTGATTAATTTGATCTCTGAAAAAGCAGGCATCACTCGCGTAAAAGCAGAGACCGTGGTGAATACAATCTTCGACTCAATGGTTGAGGCGTTGATGCGTGATGACCGTATCGAAATTCGTGGTTTTGGTTCATTCGTAAATCGCCAATATGGTGCCTATAAAGGTCGCAATCCTCGCACTGGCGAAATCATCAATGTTGATGAAAAGAAATTGCCATTCTTCAAAGTGGGCAAAGAACTAAAAGAAGACATCAACGGCGGCAAAGAGTAG
- a CDS encoding quinone-dependent dihydroorotate dehydrogenase encodes MRPWLLLPPKLAHDINGYALPALSYLYGGKTPRWNSFTWRDMTFANPLGIAGGVDKDAEHLSDWWRLGCGFVEVGTVTPQPQKANPGKIMDRDMKLTAMWNKMGFPSHGADEVFYNLASYAPNFRTPVFVNIGKNRQTPNEHAVNDYLELVDKLRPWADAFVVNISSPNTQGLRELQKKENLGALLKPIIDRVSHFEPTPVLVKLSPDMPEDGLAEAVANCQELGVDGFVLTNTTLSRPAGCHFPNEGGLSGAPLKDLSQRALQITVQTLGKKRQGMLIVSAGGILTPDDVFERLQMGADLVQIYSALVFHGPRFFHDVAARRKDVGR; translated from the coding sequence ATGCGCCCTTGGCTACTGCTTCCACCCAAACTTGCACACGATATCAACGGCTACGCCCTGCCCGCTCTCTCTTATCTCTACGGCGGCAAAACCCCGCGATGGAACTCCTTCACCTGGAGAGACATGACCTTTGCAAATCCCTTGGGAATTGCCGGAGGAGTGGATAAAGATGCTGAACACCTGAGCGACTGGTGGAGACTGGGCTGCGGTTTTGTGGAAGTTGGAACTGTGACGCCGCAACCTCAAAAGGCCAACCCCGGTAAAATCATGGATCGCGATATGAAGCTCACGGCAATGTGGAACAAAATGGGTTTTCCCAGCCACGGTGCCGATGAAGTTTTCTATAATCTTGCTTCCTATGCCCCAAACTTCAGAACACCGGTGTTTGTGAATATCGGAAAGAACCGCCAGACACCAAACGAACACGCTGTGAATGATTACCTGGAACTGGTGGACAAGCTTCGTCCTTGGGCCGACGCTTTTGTCGTGAATATCTCAAGCCCCAACACTCAGGGTCTGCGCGAACTGCAAAAGAAAGAAAATCTGGGAGCACTGTTAAAGCCAATCATCGACCGTGTTTCACACTTTGAACCCACTCCGGTCCTGGTCAAACTAAGTCCCGATATGCCTGAAGACGGATTGGCAGAAGCCGTTGCAAACTGCCAGGAACTGGGAGTTGATGGTTTCGTGTTAACCAACACGACTCTTTCCCGTCCCGCTGGATGCCATTTTCCGAATGAAGGCGGCCTCTCTGGGGCTCCCTTAAAGGATCTTTCTCAACGCGCATTGCAAATTACTGTTCAAACTTTAGGCAAAAAGCGTCAAGGAATGCTGATAGTAAGCGCTGGGGGCATCTTAACCCCGGATGATGTCTTTGAAAGATTGCAAATGGGCGCAGATCTTGTTCAAATTTACTCTGCACTCGTGTTTCATGGACCTCGTTTTTTCCACGATGTAGCAGCTAGAAGGAAAGATGTCGGCAGATAG
- a CDS encoding TldD/PmbA family protein: MLDLHKALNNLKGSVDWAQLRLVSEKTTWRVIRNEQFEGSDITFENGLMVEVLVNGHFGYAGTSDLTSDGVKRAFEKAKLMARQASSFKVHDFSVLQRPVAQGKYSSPVVRPMDSYSAKEITDLFIDATRSMKVSDKVINRIAMAMIIDSEFSVVSTHGSDVHQKFSIVSTDFNATAMDAGEVQQRSENGGLARCNQIGAEVFDRASILERAKVIGQEAVELLSAENCPSETLDLLIAPDQMTLQVHESIGHPLEYDRILGDERNYAGWSFVKPDDFGKLQYGSKLMNVTFDPTIPDAMASYAFDDAGSKATKEFLIKDGVLLRGLGSLESQARLGLPGVANSRSSSWNRAPIDRMANINLEPGTSKLSEMIASVERGVFMHANKSWSIDDYRNKFQFGCEYAQLIENGKLTKTLKNPNYRGTTVKFWNSLKAVSENRETYGSPFCGKGEPNQVIRVGHTTPYCLFGGMEVFGA; this comes from the coding sequence ATGCTTGATTTGCACAAGGCGCTAAATAACTTAAAAGGCTCCGTTGATTGGGCTCAACTTCGTTTGGTTTCTGAAAAGACCACTTGGCGCGTGATCCGCAATGAACAATTTGAAGGCAGTGATATCACTTTTGAAAATGGTTTGATGGTTGAGGTTCTGGTAAACGGACACTTTGGCTACGCTGGAACCAGTGATCTGACTTCTGACGGCGTTAAGCGTGCATTTGAAAAAGCAAAATTGATGGCTCGTCAGGCTTCTTCCTTCAAGGTCCATGACTTTTCTGTTTTGCAAAGACCCGTGGCCCAGGGCAAATATTCTTCGCCAGTGGTTCGCCCAATGGATTCCTACTCTGCCAAAGAAATAACCGACCTTTTCATCGATGCGACACGCTCCATGAAAGTTTCTGATAAAGTTATCAACCGCATTGCGATGGCAATGATTATCGATTCCGAATTCTCTGTGGTCAGTACTCATGGTTCTGACGTTCACCAAAAGTTTTCAATCGTCAGCACAGACTTCAATGCCACGGCAATGGATGCTGGCGAAGTTCAACAGCGTTCTGAAAACGGCGGTCTTGCCCGTTGTAACCAAATCGGCGCTGAGGTTTTTGATCGTGCTTCTATTTTGGAGCGTGCAAAAGTTATCGGCCAAGAAGCGGTGGAATTGCTTTCCGCTGAAAACTGCCCTTCTGAAACTTTGGATTTGCTGATTGCCCCGGATCAAATGACTTTGCAGGTTCATGAATCCATCGGTCATCCCCTGGAATACGATCGCATCCTGGGTGACGAAAGAAACTATGCCGGCTGGAGCTTCGTAAAACCTGACGACTTTGGCAAACTTCAATACGGTTCAAAATTGATGAACGTGACTTTCGATCCAACAATTCCGGATGCAATGGCGTCTTATGCCTTTGACGATGCCGGCAGCAAAGCCACGAAAGAATTCCTGATCAAAGATGGCGTTCTGTTGCGCGGCCTGGGCTCTTTGGAGTCTCAAGCTCGTTTGGGCTTGCCAGGTGTTGCGAACTCTCGCTCTTCCAGTTGGAATCGCGCCCCGATTGATCGCATGGCGAATATTAATCTTGAGCCGGGCACATCCAAGCTTTCTGAAATGATCGCATCAGTGGAGCGCGGTGTTTTCATGCACGCAAACAAATCCTGGTCGATCGATGACTACCGCAATAAATTCCAGTTCGGTTGCGAATACGCGCAATTGATTGAAAACGGCAAACTGACTAAAACTTTGAAAAATCCAAACTACCGCGGCACCACTGTGAAGTTCTGGAA
- the epmA gene encoding EF-P lysine aminoacylase EpmA, which produces MDRNTFLNQHWKSYPAMPADAKAAGRIYRIEREEDGLEITLIRDQEEQIISFEKAPPQSEFLIEGDIVAIVSATEVILLAPNKSALPKRTYNKDILEKWNRYVEEVRHFFRRKGFIEVKTPSLVVCPGTEPALDVFATELKVGSRKEKLYLPTSPELHLKKTLALGAEKIFEIAPCFRNGEVTERHQPEFSMLEWYRAYDNLVTIKQDVIDLVQHLVKVLKFQPPRQILSYSVAELFKIHCGFDLTPETTKAELKDLAHKLNVDVHSAESIDDFFFLIFMAKIESQLHGEDLIFVEKYPPYQAALARLTSDGWGDRFEAYWQGLELCNAFHELNDPTVQRQRSEEDLQKKLESHKEMIPLDQEFFACLDAGLPPSGGIALGVERLFMALHGIRKISEITVFPK; this is translated from the coding sequence TTGGATAGAAATACTTTTTTAAACCAACATTGGAAGTCTTATCCCGCGATGCCCGCTGATGCGAAGGCGGCGGGAAGAATTTATCGAATTGAACGGGAAGAGGATGGTCTTGAGATCACCTTGATTCGCGATCAGGAAGAACAAATCATTTCTTTTGAAAAAGCGCCTCCGCAATCAGAGTTTTTGATTGAAGGGGATATCGTTGCGATTGTTTCTGCGACGGAAGTGATTCTGTTGGCGCCTAATAAATCAGCTTTGCCAAAGCGCACTTATAACAAAGACATTTTGGAAAAATGGAATCGGTACGTGGAAGAGGTTCGTCACTTTTTCCGCCGTAAAGGATTCATCGAAGTGAAAACTCCTTCGTTGGTGGTCTGTCCTGGAACAGAGCCGGCACTGGATGTTTTTGCGACCGAACTTAAAGTCGGCTCCCGTAAAGAGAAACTCTATTTGCCAACAAGTCCGGAACTTCATTTAAAAAAGACCCTGGCTTTGGGGGCAGAAAAGATATTTGAAATTGCTCCGTGTTTCAGAAACGGTGAGGTGACTGAACGTCATCAGCCGGAGTTTTCGATGCTGGAGTGGTACCGTGCTTACGACAATCTGGTCACCATCAAGCAAGATGTGATTGATCTGGTTCAGCACCTGGTGAAGGTGTTGAAATTCCAACCTCCTCGGCAGATTTTAAGTTATTCGGTGGCAGAGCTGTTCAAAATCCATTGCGGTTTTGATCTGACTCCGGAAACCACCAAAGCTGAACTTAAAGACCTAGCTCACAAATTAAATGTCGATGTACATAGTGCAGAAAGCATCGACGATTTTTTCTTCCTGATTTTCATGGCTAAAATTGAATCCCAACTGCATGGCGAGGACCTGATCTTTGTCGAAAAGTATCCTCCATACCAGGCTGCTTTGGCTCGTTTGACTTCGGATGGTTGGGGAGATCGCTTTGAGGCGTATTGGCAGGGACTAGAACTTTGCAATGCGTTTCATGAACTCAATGATCCAACGGTACAGCGCCAACGATCCGAGGAAGATCTGCAAAAAAAACTGGAATCCCACAAAGAAATGATCCCCTTGGATCAGGAGTTCTTTGCGTGTTTGGATGCGGGTTTACCACCAAGTGGTGGTATTGCTTTAGGTGTCGAACGCCTTTTCATGGCTTTGCACGGAATCAGAAAAATTTCGGAAATAACTGTGTTTCCAAAATAG
- a CDS encoding glycosyltransferase family 4 protein — translation MFAKKSALPETLNICLTSHRFPILSRATDHGFLWPIARGLAREGHKVTVISANSPLKKPEITRDGVRVFYLNEGEKNLAHLRFQMAVRQKFMQLHRETPFHIVHSIDKSGYRIGNRKDDLKIAMAYDVEATQMSQLFAILAMKQETLPSILTTGFATAYKFLTTYYGGDRQLLSTADGIFVTNPQQKIILERYYLYPDYHTYTVPYGIDLGDLTPKEKSLELRAKLNLPENSHVAVTINDMTDTAEMIPLLQAFEKVAIKKPNSYLIVVGNGPKFKDIEYQVLNLALGNRVILAGAIPAAELEDYIVLGDVFINMGSRSTGFEPSTLEAMAQKKVVMGSEVSPIANIIEDGRDGFLLRPADVDSIANLLVEIFSGTMPADEIGERARQRVTDLFDTGKMVQSVIDAYRKILLNTGMYKKQ, via the coding sequence ATGTTCGCAAAAAAATCTGCTTTGCCAGAAACCCTTAACATTTGCCTGACCTCACATCGCTTTCCGATTTTAAGTCGGGCAACTGATCATGGATTCCTATGGCCCATCGCTCGTGGTCTTGCGCGCGAGGGACATAAGGTCACGGTTATTTCTGCGAACTCTCCGTTGAAAAAACCAGAAATCACCCGGGATGGCGTTCGCGTCTTTTATCTGAATGAAGGCGAAAAAAATCTGGCACATTTGCGCTTTCAAATGGCCGTGCGCCAAAAGTTCATGCAGCTTCATCGCGAGACTCCCTTTCATATCGTTCATAGCATCGACAAATCAGGCTATCGCATTGGCAATCGTAAAGACGATCTGAAAATCGCAATGGCCTATGACGTGGAAGCGACTCAAATGTCGCAGTTGTTTGCGATCCTTGCGATGAAACAGGAAACTCTGCCAAGCATTTTGACCACGGGCTTCGCGACAGCTTATAAGTTTTTAACGACTTATTATGGTGGGGATCGTCAGCTTCTTTCCACAGCGGATGGGATTTTCGTAACCAATCCTCAGCAAAAGATCATTCTCGAAAGATACTATCTGTACCCTGACTATCACACTTACACGGTTCCTTATGGTATTGATTTGGGGGATTTGACCCCCAAGGAAAAATCTCTGGAGCTACGGGCAAAGTTAAACCTCCCGGAAAACTCGCACGTCGCGGTCACCATCAATGACATGACCGATACCGCGGAGATGATTCCTTTGCTTCAAGCCTTTGAAAAAGTCGCGATCAAAAAACCCAACAGCTACCTGATCGTGGTTGGAAACGGTCCGAAATTTAAAGACATTGAATACCAGGTTTTAAATTTAGCCCTGGGCAATCGAGTGATTCTGGCCGGTGCGATTCCAGCGGCGGAACTTGAGGATTACATTGTTTTGGGCGACGTTTTCATCAATATGGGTTCACGCAGTACCGGTTTTGAACCTTCCACCCTGGAAGCCATGGCTCAGAAAAAAGTGGTTATGGGTTCCGAAGTTTCCCCCATTGCCAATATTATCGAAGATGGCCGAGATGGGTTCTTACTTCGCCCGGCGGACGTCGATTCCATCGCAAACCTGCTGGTGGAGATCTTTTCGGGCACCATGCCTGCGGACGAAATCGGCGAAAGAGCGCGTCAGCGCGTCACAGATCTGTTCGATACCGGCAAAATGGTCCAGTCCGTCATTGATGCCTACCGTAAAATCCTTCTCAACACCGGAATGTATAAGAAGCAATGA